The Helicobacter ibis DNA segment AGGTGATTTTTATGTTGCTTTTAGCCCAGAAGTGCCAAAATGTAAAGAGCTTGGAAGTTTTAGCGGAGTTACTGCATCTTTTGGGTTAAGACTTGCAAGTGAGGCAATATCATTTATTTTAAGGAGTTAATATGATATACACAAAACCATACGAAGATGAAGAGTATGAAGATTATGAAGATATAGATAAAGACGATGATTACGAAAATTACGGAAATAAAAATAATTTTTTATACGATGAAGATGACTATGATAGTAGTGATTCTGAATATGAAGGAGATGATGATTAATGGAGGGCATAAAAGTAGCTCTAATACAACAATCATACAAAGGCGATAAGCCAAATACGCTAAAACTAACAGCAAAAATGATAAAAGAAGCTGCGCAAAATGGTGCAAAATTGGTTTTATTACAAGAATTGCACACAAGCGAATACTTCTGTCAAAGTGAAAATGTAGATTTTTTTGATTATGCATTAGATTTTGATAAAGATTGTGAATACTTTAGCGAAATAGCTAAAAATAATAATATCGTGCTAGTTAGCTCACTATTTGAAAGAAGAACTAGTGGGCTATATCATAATACTTCTGTTGTGTTTGAAAATGATGGAACAATAGCTGGGAAATACAGAAAAATGCACATACCTGATGATCCGGGATTTTATGAAAAATTCTATTTCACACCCGGAGATTTAGGGTTTGAACCAATAAATACAAGCTTAGGCAAACTTGGGGTGCTAATTTGTTGGGATCAGTGGTATCCTGAAGCTGCAAGAATCATGGCTTTAAAAGGAGCAGAGATTTTAATATACCCAACAGCAATTGGCTGGTTTGACGAAGATAGCAAGGAAGAAAAAGATAGACAAAGAGAAGCATGGATTTCTGTTCAAAGAGGGCATGCTATTGCAAATGGAATCCCAGTTGTAGCTATAAATAGAGTTGGCTTTGAACAAGATAAGAGCAAGGTGTTAAATGGGATTAGATTTTGGGGTTCTAGTTTTGCATTTGACGCACAAGGTGAGATTCTAGCATTAGGCAGTATAGATAAAGAAGAGATATTATATTTCACATGGGATAAAAATAGAAGCGAGGAAGTAAGGAGAATCTGGCCATTTTTAAGAGACAGAAGAATTGATGCTTACTCTAGTATTTTAAAGCGTTTTGATGATTAGCGATAAAGAAAAGTGGGATAAAAAGCACAAGGAAAATCCCCCAAATACAACACCATTGGAACTATTAAAAAATTATATTCATCTAGCACAAGATTGTGAGTATAAAGTTGCACTAGATATTGCTTGTGGAATGGGTAGAAACTCATATTTTATGCGTGATAGTGGGTTTATTGTGGATAGTATAGATATATCAAGCACAGCAATAGAAAGCCTAAAGAACCAACACAATATAAACGCAATATGCGTTGATTTAGATGATTTTATAATAGAAGAAAACAAATATGCTCTAGTTGTAAATAGTTTCTTTTTAGATAGAAGACTATTTCCCCAAATTACAAAGTCTTTAAAGAAAAATGGAATATTAATTTTTGAGACATTTGTGATAAATAAACCAAATAACACACCAATAAACATAAATCACATGCTACACAAAAATGAACTTTTAAGGGCTTTTTTAAACTTAGAGATATTATTTTATGAAGAATCTTTATTAAACAAAAATGATGATTCAACATTGGTGGCAAGACTGGTAGCGCGTGGCTAGAAGGTTTTTATACTTTTACTCAAAGCAAAGAAGCAAAAAAATACTAAACATAGCTATTCCCTCTGGCTTAAACTCTCTTTTGGATATTATAAATTTATCCATAGATTTAATTATGCTTGGTAGCTTTGGGGCTACTACTATTGTTGGTGTTGGGGTTAGCTTAAGCTATATGATGATTATTTTTGCATTTACTACAATAGTTTTTGTTGGTAATAATGCTCTTGTATCTAGATTCTTAGGGGCAAAAAATCCACTAGAGGCAAATAACACAATAACAAGTATCACACTAGCAACAGCAATTATATCAATACCTCTTACATGCTTGGCTTTTTTATGCTATACGCCATTTTTTGCTTGGATTGGAGTTGATGAATTTTCACAGCAAATTGGCGATAATTTTTTACAAATACTTTTATTTGGAATCCCTCTTTTACTAATAAAGCAAGTAGTCATCTCTGCATTTTCTGCAGCTGGTGCTACAAAGATTCCATTTTTTATAAAAATAATAATAACTCTAATAAATCCGTTATTGAAATATTGTTTGATTTTTGGCTTCTTTATTATTCCT contains these protein-coding regions:
- a CDS encoding class I SAM-dependent methyltransferase translates to MISDKEKWDKKHKENPPNTTPLELLKNYIHLAQDCEYKVALDIACGMGRNSYFMRDSGFIVDSIDISSTAIESLKNQHNINAICVDLDDFIIEENKYALVVNSFFLDRRLFPQITKSLKKNGILIFETFVINKPNNTPININHMLHKNELLRAFLNLEILFYEESLLNKNDDSTLVARLVARG
- a CDS encoding carbon-nitrogen hydrolase → MKVALIQQSYKGDKPNTLKLTAKMIKEAAQNGAKLVLLQELHTSEYFCQSENVDFFDYALDFDKDCEYFSEIAKNNNIVLVSSLFERRTSGLYHNTSVVFENDGTIAGKYRKMHIPDDPGFYEKFYFTPGDLGFEPINTSLGKLGVLICWDQWYPEAARIMALKGAEILIYPTAIGWFDEDSKEEKDRQREAWISVQRGHAIANGIPVVAINRVGFEQDKSKVLNGIRFWGSSFAFDAQGEILALGSIDKEEILYFTWDKNRSEEVRRIWPFLRDRRIDAYSSILKRFDD